AACATCAGGCATTAATAAAGGGAATAAAAGGCAAATTTGACAGCAATGGCTTACTGGAAAGTAATACCTTTGCTAAAGTATCAAAATTAGTAACAGATTTTACAACTTCTGTTTCATAATTAAAATTTAGAATATTGAATAAGAAAGGAATTTTACTGGTCAACCTCGGATCACCGAGATCAACTGCTGTAAACGACGTAAAGGAATATCTTGATGAATTTTTGATGGATGAGAGGGTGATTGATTACCGTTGGATCTTCCGTGCCCTTCTTGTACAGGGAATTATCCTGAAAACAAGACCTGCAAAATCTGCTGAAGCCTATAAAACGGTTTGGACAGATCAGGGTTCTCCATTAATTGTTATCACGGAACAAATTCAGAAAAAACTTCAGAAAGTAGTAGATGTTCCGGTGGAAATCGGGATGAGGTATGCGCAGCCAAGCATTGAAGCCGGAATTCAAAAGCTCGTAGATCAGGGAGTCACGGAAATTGTGCTTTTCCCTTTATATCCTCAATATGCTATGAGTACTACGGAAACGGTGATTGAAAAAGCCGAAGAAGTAAGAAAAAAGAGGTTCCCAACGATCAAAATCAATTATATTCAGCCTTTTTACCACAGAGATATTTATATCAACTGTCTGGCAGAAAGTATTAAAGAAAAACTTCCGGAAAATTTTGATGCCCTGCAGTTTTCTTATCATGGAGTGCCGGAAAGGCATATTTATAAAACAGATCCTACAAAGACCTGTAATCTTAATGACTGCTGTTCCAGAGAAGATAATCCGAGTCATCAGTTCTGCTACCGTCATCAGTGTTACAAAACAACACAGCTTGTGATTGAAAAGCTAAATTTACCTAAAGAGAAAACTATTGTTTCTTTCCAGTCAAGATTAGGAAAAGACAAATGGATTGAGCCTTATACCGATGAAACCCTTGAAACAATTGGTAAAAAAGGAATAAAAAATCTGGCAATTGTTTGTCCAGCGTTCGTTTCTGACTGTTTGGAAACTCTGGAAGAAATTTCTGTTGAGGGTAAAGAGCAATTCATGCATGGCGGAGGTGAAAACTTCCATTATATTCCATGTCTGAATGACGAAGACCGATGGATTGATGTTGTAAAAATACTTTGTGAAGAAAAACTGAATGATTTCTATCTGGTATAATTCACCTGAATCAAAATAAACAAAAGGCCACAAGAATTCACTTGTGGCCTTTTCGTTGAATATATTAAAGATTTGGTGTCTACTTTTTAATAAGGTTTCCGGCTTTCTGTCCGTTTACCGTTACCACATATACTCCTGGAAGTAAGTTGGAAGGCAATTGGATATTCAGCTTATTGGTACCTTCTGTAATCTCTACTTTTTCAGAAAGCTCTTTCTTACCTGTCAGACTTACCAGCTCTACAATTCCTTTTCCGGCTTTACCTTCGAAGTTTATGTTGAATCTGTCTGTTGCCGGATTCGGGCTGATGGTATAGTTTGAAACATTTGAAGTAGCTGCTACAAGTCCTGCAGGAGAAGTTCCACCTCCTACACCTACGGCATTCCATGCATTCTTAACCTGAGTTACTTCATTGCTGGTTGCTCCATACAAATCAGTCGCTGCCTGAATAGAATAGGTTCTTGTGTTTGCATAAGTGGATGAAGACGTAAGATAAGTAGTCAGTGTTCTGTAAGCAATAGCTCCCGCTTTATCTAATCCGATCCCTGAAACATTATAAGCAAAACCATTGTCATTAGTACCTGTACCTCCTGTTACCAATAAATAATACCAGAAATTCAGTACTCCGGAATTGGTATGCACTCCACAATAGTCATTGGTAGTTTGTCCCGGAACTGCACATCCTGTAGTAGTGGCATCTTTCCAATAAGTACCTTTATAAGTATCCGGTTGGCGGTACGCATTAGGATTAGACATATCTCTGATCACATAGCTAAAATCTTCTCCTAGTGTCCAGCTTGCCTGTGTAGGTCTTGCCCAACGTTCTATAGTGTTCCCGAAAATATCAGAAAAACCTTCGTTCAATGCTCCCGGTTCTCTCTGGTATACGAGGTTAGCTGTTTTAGATGTTAATCCATGGGTAATTTCGTGGCCGCAGACATCTATTGCAGTCAAAGGTTTTCCTCCGTTTGTAGTAGAGCTTCCGTCACCATAAAGCATTCTTGAACCATCCCAATACGCATTGAATACATTGTTTCCATAATGCACATAGGACTTGATGGCAAAGTTATTATTGTCAATACTCTTTCTTCCGTATTTCGAATAATAATAGTCCAGAGTCATTTCCGCACCCCAGTGAGCATCTGTTGCATATTGATCTTTATTTGTATTCACATTGTTCCATACATTATCAGTATCTGTAAAATCTACCGCAGAGGAAAAATTGGTGGTTTTCTTAAGATTATAGGTTTCTACGGCAGTTCCTGCATTTCTTCCTGTTTCTCTCAGTCTGTAGCTTCCGTTATAAGAATCGGTTACTATATTTCTGCTTCCACTGTAAACCGTTGTAGCCGTACCCGGCGCATTTACTTCATGAATAATGGCATCCACACCTAATACTTTTCCACTTTTAGCATCTACAAAAACATATTGTCTGCTTAATGGCTTTTCAGCGTAAATATCAAATTTATAGGCTAATGTTAAATCATTCAATTTTTCATCCGTCGGATCTGAATAATATACCAGTTCGCCTTTAGGAACAAAGCTTGCATTAGGATCATTAGAATCTTTCTTTAAAAAGTCTTCTTCTTCTTTGTTCTCCCATCTGTAGGT
The nucleotide sequence above comes from Chryseobacterium sp. 7. Encoded proteins:
- the hemH gene encoding ferrochelatase, yielding MNKKGILLVNLGSPRSTAVNDVKEYLDEFLMDERVIDYRWIFRALLVQGIILKTRPAKSAEAYKTVWTDQGSPLIVITEQIQKKLQKVVDVPVEIGMRYAQPSIEAGIQKLVDQGVTEIVLFPLYPQYAMSTTETVIEKAEEVRKKRFPTIKINYIQPFYHRDIYINCLAESIKEKLPENFDALQFSYHGVPERHIYKTDPTKTCNLNDCCSREDNPSHQFCYRHQCYKTTQLVIEKLNLPKEKTIVSFQSRLGKDKWIEPYTDETLETIGKKGIKNLAIVCPAFVSDCLETLEEISVEGKEQFMHGGGENFHYIPCLNDEDRWIDVVKILCEEKLNDFYLV
- a CDS encoding M4 family metallopeptidase — translated: MKTKFILVASVAACSFVFAQNTPSKLNPSKSGLHADFLRFDKNAPAFQGSPVLFDEATERLTTGQGLKLGLEKDALGFETHRFQQTVNGIPVEYGMMAVQTKEGKIVGQSGKWVLNVPKSAEKKANISEKIALQNALSFVGAETYRWENKEEEDFLKKDSNDPNASFVPKGELVYYSDPTDEKLNDLTLAYKFDIYAEKPLSRQYVFVDAKSGKVLGVDAIIHEVNAPGTATTVYSGSRNIVTDSYNGSYRLRETGRNAGTAVETYNLKKTTNFSSAVDFTDTDNVWNNVNTNKDQYATDAHWGAEMTLDYYYSKYGRKSIDNNNFAIKSYVHYGNNVFNAYWDGSRMLYGDGSSTTNGGKPLTAIDVCGHEITHGLTSKTANLVYQREPGALNEGFSDIFGNTIERWARPTQASWTLGEDFSYVIRDMSNPNAYRQPDTYKGTYWKDATTTGCAVPGQTTNDYCGVHTNSGVLNFWYYLLVTGGTGTNDNGFAYNVSGIGLDKAGAIAYRTLTTYLTSSSTYANTRTYSIQAATDLYGATSNEVTQVKNAWNAVGVGGGTSPAGLVAATSNVSNYTISPNPATDRFNINFEGKAGKGIVELVSLTGKKELSEKVEITEGTNKLNIQLPSNLLPGVYVVTVNGQKAGNLIKK